From the genome of Limimonas halophila:
CTCCCCGGCGCAGCGCTCCAGATCCGCGAAGATGCGGTAGCGCCCTTCAGCCTTCAGCGCATTGAGCTTGTCGCGGAAGAACTGCGCGTAATCCATGCGTCACGTCCGTTCGTCTCGCGCGCGGTCGATCGCGCCCTTGGCGGTTATCGCGCCTAGGTAACATGGTGCCCCGTCCGGGGGCACCCCATGCGCGTTTTCTTCGCACCCACCTGTCGCGGGCCGGTGGACCGACCGCCTCAGCCCGCCCACGTGCCGTAGGTCCGCGAGGCCGGGCGGTAGACGAGCACCCGGTGGTTGTCGGTGTCGCTCACCAGGATGCGGTCGGGGCCGTCCGCCCACACGCCCGCCGGCTCGAAGGGCGGCTGGCAGCGCGCGTCCTGGCAGGTGAAGCCGTCGTCCAGATCGCGCACGCGCCGGGCCGCCAGGTCCAGCACGCGGACCTTGTGGTTGAAGGTGTCGGCGACCAACACCTCGCCGGCCTCCACCGCGACCCCCAGCGGATGCTGCAGCGTTGCCAGCTCGAAGGGGCCGTTGTCGGCGCCGAAGACGAACAGCCCCTCGCCCACGACCGTGGCCACCTCGCCGCTGTCCAGGCCGATCATGCGCACGGCCGACGCCTCGCTGTCGGCGACGTAGAGGCGGTTGGTCGCCGCATCCAGCGCCAGGCCGCTCGGCTGGGCCAGCTGGGCGTCCGTCCCGGGGCCGTCGATCAGCTCCTCGCCGCCGTTGCCCGCCAGCGGCGCCAGCTCGCGGCCCTCAATGTCCAGCTGCAGCACCTGGTGGGTGCCGGCGTTGGCGATGTAGAGCATGCCGCCCGCCAGCTCCAGATCCCACGGCGAGGCCAGGGACGCCGCCAGCGAGGGCTCGCGCTCGTCCACGACCATACCGCGCTCACCCGTGCCGGCGAGGGTGTGCACCGTCCCGCGCGCGAGGTCGATGCGGCGGATGGCGTGGTTGCCCGTGTCGGCGACGTAGATTCCCCGCGCATCCGCGATCAGCCCCTGCGGCC
Proteins encoded in this window:
- a CDS encoding thioredoxin-like domain-containing protein; translated protein: MQDLESEAGSTFDTPRVHAPDIDVPEADWFNTDRPLTLKDLSGKLVILDFWSTCCVNCMHVLPGLKMVEAAYPEEVAVVGVHSPKFPAEQQPDMLRAAIARAGIEHPVVNDVNFELWRAYAVRGWPTLVLIGPDGYVLGQMSGEPDPERLLTVVSEFVERWDTQGVLRPSPLAGEPERDAGGTLRFPGKLKPVPGEAKRWAIADAGHHQVALLDDDGAVLARYGSGSPGFTDGPGERAAFRGPQGLIADARGIYVADTGNHAIRRIDLARGTVHTLAGTGERGMVVDEREPSLAASLASPWDLELAGGMLYIANAGTHQVLQLDIEGRELAPLAGNGGEELIDGPGTDAQLAQPSGLALDAATNRLYVADSEASAVRMIGLDSGEVATVVGEGLFVFGADNGPFELATLQHPLGVAVEAGEVLVADTFNHKVRVLDLAARRVRDLDDGFTCQDARCQPPFEPAGVWADGPDRILVSDTDNHRVLVYRPASRTYGTWAG